A window of the Vespa velutina chromosome 7, iVesVel2.1, whole genome shotgun sequence genome harbors these coding sequences:
- the LOC124950783 gene encoding focadhesin → MDVIEYKLTSKNPVLISHAVSRLYEVIKEKYKNGTSKDVIKIPEYKLLISKLESKDKVLSTSICQALVRLVESGIISVTMALCTLISYVSSTNNYVAITVSMSHLLILDFKLHATEDKCSYKLPMPQFPFISILKEEKNSWRAVLDQMHFIMNYPDRQIKENSIKILRPVFIFILCNPSSSLSDGCKEKAWQLIKSSNALELQIEILLWLRTNDTDNCLETYYKIFGFAMVSLSKNDKDTCIALLPLLSSVCICFLEHGFDPVVNLDTISTIINKYNNLSGNIILALMSEIIVICPGYYLANVLQLCELILNKMSCNITLINMLIASLLKWMPYPSVLCAEALTKANALINKAVTETKWTKEASNPHPEGIFAKLIHFDAYIQFYTESIDFLNTITETNILSWLKALSKSPIDLRYKYRLILSGLFLQSKNVIVTKAICDILMQITKEIIVFASHMLPLVMHKLSKSRDPDESKYLLLTLSELAITKENVPVINRTLQTLFHSEGPLKYFALELYLTMNDKDPRCYQYLSSALMETSQNDKSWYADVTCARVIKHICEERPKCAEELAPFISQILNKCVDTNGSAATALALKGISALCSSSVISIVSVWKVLAPKMKKEKRTIVMKTLCELFGNIPSYLNRNNSAYDTLITEILEILWSYVIQNDPEISEAALKAIALYRLEDIPLQTLPDDFKYDTTTSQSSTSASSSTTPENISQCIPAVSNTCWIKMLEKVNKMILNAAGNVLISFITNEVKSFRSGIYNWPHGEPNNFKYLPERSIIRVVGEHLRRIDRTKSFNENVAIECLRIFAFKYPKPLPNINWNFLHKTTEISYKAKEYSLTIACHHSVTSLSARNFVEHYLSMFENDTSIKDLLESKEHEILYANLEILCEAVQAHKIKPFLDTTLSHVIKNLLSDDDTNVILFKNIMHSYARALKNETINDAIRTLLSTTLNNLLDEIDLTQDYFKPYISAVLALSVDHIERMTSPNVWWETTVKKLKNAIIIRTELALNNDFEMPLNWMNELINLIATIPSVQLYLLQAVQRVQTEVKSKMYTSDWVIDFINRIQALIPEISEDNRRILFYCDIFFVSIICLSGMDCIIMDADSIVSSQHVRTRLFPQAIAMLADIQYWKDHIIPQVMEWLHLMRISSIPELYKSAFHNSLISLKHHPHYNKNWFTYLSI, encoded by the exons ATGGAtgtaattgaatataaattaaccTCAAAGAATCCTGTCTTGATATCACAT GCGGTATCTAGACTTTATGAAGTAATCAAGGAGAAGTACAAAAATGGAACATCAAAAGATGTTATAAAG ATACCAGAATATAAACTGCTTATATCAAAACTTGAAAGCAAAGATAAAGTACTTAGTACTTCTATATGTCAAGCATTAGTTAGACTTGTAGAAAGTGGAATAATATCTGTTACTATGGCTCTCTGTACTTTAATATCTTATGTTTCTTCTACAAA cAATTATGTCGCAATTACCGTAAGCATGAGTCATTTACTGATATTGGATTTTAAACTTCATGCTACCGAAGATAAATGTTCATATAAATTGCCAATGCCTCAGTTTCCATTTATCTCaattttgaaagaagaaaaaaattcttggcGAGCTGTATTAGATCAAATgcattttataatgaattatccTGATAGACA gataaaggaaaacagtataaaaattttaaggccggtcttcatatttattttatgcaatccttcttcatctttatcgGATGGTTGTAAAGAAAAAGCTTggcaattaattaaatcgagtAACGCTTTAGAATTACAAATTGAAATTCTATTATGGCTTCGTACAAATGATACAGATAATTGCTTGGaaacatattataaaatttttggaTTTGCAATGGTATCATTATCCAAAAATGACAAAGATACTTGCATAGCCTTACtcccattattatcatctgtTTGTATATGTTTCCTTGAACATGGCTTCGACCCTGTAGTAAATCTTGATACAATATctactattataaataaatataataatttatcaggAAATATTATACTGGCATTAATGTCCGAAATAATTGTGATATGTCCTGGATATTACTTAGCCAATGTTCTACAACTAT GTGAGcttatattgaataaaatgtCATGCAACataacattgataaatatgttaatagcATCTCTCCTGAAGTGGATGCCTTATCCTTCTGTCTTATGTGCTGAAGCTTTAACTAAAGCTAATGCTTTAATAAACAAAGCTGTTACCGAAACAAAATGGACAAAAGAAGCCAGCAATCCTCATCCAGAAGGAATATTtgcaaaattaattcattttgatgcgtatattcaattttacaCAGAAAGtatcgattttttaaatacaataacagaaacgaatattttatcatgGTTGAAAGCATTATCAAAAAGTCCAATTGATTTacgttataaatatagattaattctttctggtttatttttacaaagtaAAAATGTCATTGTAACAAAAGCTATTTGTGATATACTTATGCAAATTACTaaagaaataatcgttttTGCATCTCACATGTTACCACTAGTCATGCATAAGTTATCAAAATCTCGTGATCCCGATGAATCGAAATATTTGCTTCTTACATTATCCGAATTAgcaataacaaaagaaaatgtacCAGTTATAAATAGAACATTGCAAACATTATTTCACAGTGAAGGgccattaaaatattttgctcTCGAACTATATTTGACGATGAACGATAAAGATCCACGTTGCTATCAGTATCTTTCATCTGCACTTATGGAAACATCACAAAATGACAAATCATGGTATGCTGATGTAACTTGTGCTAGAGTAATCAAGCACATTTGCGAAGAACGTCCGAAATGTGCTGAAGAACTTGCTCCATTTATTtcacaaatattaaataaatgtgtaGACACAAATGGCAGTGCTGCAACAGCACTTGCACTTAAGGGTATTTCCGCTCTTTGTAGTTCTTCTGTTATTAGTATTGTCTCAGTTTGGAAAGTCTTAGCGccaaaaatgaagaaagaaaagcgtaCAATTGTTATGAAAACTTTATGTGAACtctttggaaatattccatctTATTTAAATAGGAACAACAGCGCATATGATACCTTGATTAccgaaatattagaaatattatggTCATATGTTATACAAAATGATCCAGAGATAAGTGAGGCTGCACTTAAAGCAATAGCTTTGTATCGATTAGAAGATATTCCATTACAAACTTTACCAGATGATTTTAAATACGATACTACAACATCACAATCAAGTACATCAGCTTCAAGTAGTACAACGCCAGAAAATATATCACAGTGTATACCAGCTGTATCAAACACATGCTGGATCAAAATGTTAGAGAAAgtcaataaaatgattttaaatgcaGCTGGTAatgttttaatttcatttattacaaatgaagTTAAAAGTTTTCGATCTGGCATATATAATTGGCCACATGGAGAgccaaataatttcaaatacttACCAGAAAGAAGTATTATAAGAGTAGTCGGTGAACATTTGAGACGTATAGATAGGACTAAATCTTTCAACGAAAACGTCGCTATAGAATGTTTACGGATATTTGCATTTAAATATCCAAAACCTTTGCCTAATATAAATTGGAATTTTTTACATAAGACTACTGAAATATCCTATAAAGCTAAAGAATATAGTCTTACTATTGCATGCCATCATTCAGTTACATCATTGTCTGCAAGAAACTTTGTTGAGcattatttatcaatgtttgaaaatgatacaagtataaaagatttattagaAAGTAAAGAACATGAGATATTGTATGCAAATTTAGAAATTCTCTGTGAAGCTGTACAAGCACATAAAATAAAACCATTTTTAGATACGACATTATCacatgttataaaaaatttattaagtgATGACGACacaaatgtaattttatttaagaatattatgCATTCCTATGCTAGAgctttaaaaaatgaaacaataaatGATGCTATTCGTACATTACTCTCTACTACTTTAAACAATCTTTTAGATGAAATAGACTTAACACAAGATTATTTTAAACCATATATTTCTGCAGTATTAGCATTATCGGTTGATCACATAGAGAGAATGACATCGCCTAACGTATGGTGGGAAACAACCGtaaaaaaactgaaaaatgCTATAATTATCAGAACAGAATTAGCTTTAAATAACGACTTTGAAATGCCTTTGAATtggatgaatgaattaattaatttaatcgcaACTATACccag tGTACAGTTATATTTGTTACAAGCAGTTCAAAGAGTGCAAACTGAAGTGAAATCTAAAATGTATACATCAGATTGGgttatagattttataaatcgTATTCAAGCACTTATACCAGAAATATCTGAAGATAACcgacgaattttattttattgtgatatttttttcgtttctattatttgtttatctgGAATGGATTGCATAATAATGGATGCAGATTCTATTGTATCCTCGCAACATGTCAGAACAAGATTATTCCCACAAGCCATAGCTATGCTTGCTGATATACAATATTGGAAGGATCATATAATCCCACAG GTAATGGAGTGGTTACATCTAATGAGAATAAGTTCCATACCAGAACTGTATAAATCTGCATttcataattcattaatttcctTAAAACATCATCCgcattataataagaattggtttacttatttatcaatatag
- the LOC124950788 gene encoding uncharacterized protein LOC124950788 isoform X6, with translation MRIFKSLKREIERRIEVIPRIQYEPQLISDPRYILTPGSQIPPHYYRLKAVDDIKTLEAEITKYDSCLKRHPSENLRAYLLSTLATPLNGSGQRLIHQFCDLYEHAKHDPTEFGDEEYQVYTRLFLKLMDAARLLKSYPSSKKSSPSRTPIKKNIETKRNILEPRMRLPEDQVLTGSRPSTLTVMALDNSETSV, from the exons ATGCGTATTTTTAAG tcACTGAAGAGAGAAATCGAAAGGCGTATAGAAGTAATACCAAGAATTCAATATGAACCACAACTTATAAGTGACCCCAGATATATCTTAACTCCTGGCAGTCAAATTCCACCACATTATTATAGATTGAAAGCCGTAGATGATATTAAAACTttag AAGctgaaattacaaaatatgacAGTTGCTTAAAAAGGCATCCATCTGAAAATTTAAGagcatatttattatcgaccCTTGCAACACCGTTAAATGGAAGTGGTCAACGTTTGATTCATCAATTTTGTGATTTGTATGAACATGCAAAACATGATCCAACAGAATTTGGTGATGAAGAATATCAAGTATATACacgtttatttcttaaattaatgGATGC AGCTCGTCTTTTGAAGTCTTATCCAAGTAGTAAAAAGTCCAGTCCAAGCCGTACACctataaagaagaatatagaAACTAAAAGGAATATATTGGAACCACGAATGCGTTTGCCTGAAGATCAGGTGTTAACAGGATCAAGACCAAGCACCTTAACAGTAATGGCACTAGATAATAGTGAAACATCTGTTTAG
- the LOC124950788 gene encoding protein C1orf43 homolog isoform X5: MAEELSGVTIVIFIAAGVLTILLLFIFAKRQIMRFALRSRRGPHIPIGHDTKKSLKREIERRIEVIPRIQYEPQLISDPRYILTPGSQIPPHYYRLKAVDDIKTLEAEITKYDSCLKRHPSENLRAYLLSTLATPLNGSGQRLIHQFCDLYEHAKHDPTEFGDEEYQVYTRLFLKLMDAARLLKSYPSSKKSSPSRTPIKKNIETKRNILEPRMRLPEDQVLTGSRPSTLTVMALDNSETSV, translated from the exons ATGGCTGAAGAATTGTCGGGTGTAActatagtaatatttatagCAGCTGGAGTTTTAACAATTctgttattattcatttttgctAAACGACAGATAATGAGATTTGCTTTACGTTCACGACGCGGACCACATATTCCTATTGGGCACGATACTAAAAAG tcACTGAAGAGAGAAATCGAAAGGCGTATAGAAGTAATACCAAGAATTCAATATGAACCACAACTTATAAGTGACCCCAGATATATCTTAACTCCTGGCAGTCAAATTCCACCACATTATTATAGATTGAAAGCCGTAGATGATATTAAAACTttag AAGctgaaattacaaaatatgacAGTTGCTTAAAAAGGCATCCATCTGAAAATTTAAGagcatatttattatcgaccCTTGCAACACCGTTAAATGGAAGTGGTCAACGTTTGATTCATCAATTTTGTGATTTGTATGAACATGCAAAACATGATCCAACAGAATTTGGTGATGAAGAATATCAAGTATATACacgtttatttcttaaattaatgGATGC AGCTCGTCTTTTGAAGTCTTATCCAAGTAGTAAAAAGTCCAGTCCAAGCCGTACACctataaagaagaatatagaAACTAAAAGGAATATATTGGAACCACGAATGCGTTTGCCTGAAGATCAGGTGTTAACAGGATCAAGACCAAGCACCTTAACAGTAATGGCACTAGATAATAGTGAAACATCTGTTTAG
- the LOC124950788 gene encoding uncharacterized protein LOC124950788 isoform X3: MLGIMEEKRSIGKYMISERALKKLETIKDALKEDICNADNRWTVIGNKKAENVDTDTDTEESNAMDVEESTDTMNATQIPSTQFYFTQAGTNNIKDIEDGKDIALQICDIIEVLYEGLERNNGKLDFVHLENLSNNDLVKVFTDLGEKLSIKGIYNLCLSTKDINAEEGIKYMGLIIKLEESSRLITSGIGECVEKFPDEVLKFIFIPVLNIDLKDASIMNVIVSTFQPEKRSVLISEYVENAKELKEWHISILEILLSVKIESSIYDKLIRLLLGKAVFFSTNIKFSKLLLSFLKANRITSEEQKDLLQEIIEVNETLFKRPIENILKKM; this comes from the exons ATGCTTG GAattatggaagaaaaaagatccatCGGGAAATATATGATATCTGAACGTGCATTAAAGAAACTTGAAACAATTAAAGATGCGTTGAAAGAAGACATTTGTAATGCTGATAATAGATGGACAGTGATAGGAAATAAG AAAGCAGAAAATGTAGATACAGATACAGACACAGAGGAATCTAATGCAATGGATGTTGAGGAATCAACGGATACTATGAATGCTACACAAATACCCTCaactcaattttattttactcagGCTGggacaaataatattaaagatattgaaGATGGAAAAGATATTGCTTTGCAAATATGCGACATTATTGAGGTTTTGTATGAGGGATTAGAGCGTAATAATGGAAAGCTAGATTTTGTTCATTTAGAAAATCTATCAAATAATGATCTTGTAAAAGTTTTCACAGATTTAGGTGAAAAATTGAGTATTAAAggtatttacaatttatgttTGTCGACTAAAGATATTAATGCAGAAGAAGGAATTAAATATATGGGTCTT atAATTAAACTTGAAGAATCGTCAAGATTAATAACATCTGGAATAGGAGAATGCGTTGAAAAATTTCCAGATgaagtattaaaatttatttttatacctgttctaaatattgatttaaaagaTGCATCAATTATGAATGTTATCGTCAGTACTTTCCAACCTGAAAAAAGATCTGTTCTTATTTC aGAATATGTGGAGAATGCaaaggaattaaaagaatggcatatatctattttagaaattttgttatctgtaaaaatagaatcaagcatatatgataaattaataagattattactGGGAAAAgcagttttcttttctacaaatatcaaatttagCAAATtgcttttgtcttttttaaaaGCAAATCGAATTACATCAGAGGAACAGAAAGATTTACTGCAGGAAATAATCGAAGTCAATGAAACTTTGTTTAAAAGAcctatagaaaatattttgaaaaagatgTAA
- the LOC124950788 gene encoding uncharacterized protein LOC124950788 isoform X2 — protein MEEKRSIGKYMISERALKKLETIKDALKEDICNADNRWTVIGNKKAENVDTDTDTEESNAMDVEESTDTMNATQIPSTQFYFTQAGTNNIKDIEDGKDIALQICDIIEVLYEGLERNNGKLDFVHLENLSNNDLVKVFTDLGEKLSIKGIYNLCLSTKDINAEEGIKYMGLVCTHVLLPKIIKLEESSRLITSGIGECVEKFPDEVLKFIFIPVLNIDLKDASIMNVIVSTFQPEKRSVLISEYVENAKELKEWHISILEILLSVKIESSIYDKLIRLLLGKAVFFSTNIKFSKLLLSFLKANRITSEEQKDLLQEIIEVNETLFKRPIENILKKM, from the exons atggaagaaaaaagatccatCGGGAAATATATGATATCTGAACGTGCATTAAAGAAACTTGAAACAATTAAAGATGCGTTGAAAGAAGACATTTGTAATGCTGATAATAGATGGACAGTGATAGGAAATAAG AAAGCAGAAAATGTAGATACAGATACAGACACAGAGGAATCTAATGCAATGGATGTTGAGGAATCAACGGATACTATGAATGCTACACAAATACCCTCaactcaattttattttactcagGCTGggacaaataatattaaagatattgaaGATGGAAAAGATATTGCTTTGCAAATATGCGACATTATTGAGGTTTTGTATGAGGGATTAGAGCGTAATAATGGAAAGCTAGATTTTGTTCATTTAGAAAATCTATCAAATAATGATCTTGTAAAAGTTTTCACAGATTTAGGTGAAAAATTGAGTATTAAAggtatttacaatttatgttTGTCGACTAAAGATATTAATGCAGAAGAAGGAATTAAATATATGGGTCTTGTATGTACTCATGTTCTGTTGCCAAAG atAATTAAACTTGAAGAATCGTCAAGATTAATAACATCTGGAATAGGAGAATGCGTTGAAAAATTTCCAGATgaagtattaaaatttatttttatacctgttctaaatattgatttaaaagaTGCATCAATTATGAATGTTATCGTCAGTACTTTCCAACCTGAAAAAAGATCTGTTCTTATTTC aGAATATGTGGAGAATGCaaaggaattaaaagaatggcatatatctattttagaaattttgttatctgtaaaaatagaatcaagcatatatgataaattaataagattattactGGGAAAAgcagttttcttttctacaaatatcaaatttagCAAATtgcttttgtcttttttaaaaGCAAATCGAATTACATCAGAGGAACAGAAAGATTTACTGCAGGAAATAATCGAAGTCAATGAAACTTTGTTTAAAAGAcctatagaaaatattttgaaaaagatgTAA
- the LOC124950788 gene encoding uncharacterized protein LOC124950788 isoform X1: MLGIMEEKRSIGKYMISERALKKLETIKDALKEDICNADNRWTVIGNKKAENVDTDTDTEESNAMDVEESTDTMNATQIPSTQFYFTQAGTNNIKDIEDGKDIALQICDIIEVLYEGLERNNGKLDFVHLENLSNNDLVKVFTDLGEKLSIKGIYNLCLSTKDINAEEGIKYMGLVCTHVLLPKIIKLEESSRLITSGIGECVEKFPDEVLKFIFIPVLNIDLKDASIMNVIVSTFQPEKRSVLISEYVENAKELKEWHISILEILLSVKIESSIYDKLIRLLLGKAVFFSTNIKFSKLLLSFLKANRITSEEQKDLLQEIIEVNETLFKRPIENILKKM; the protein is encoded by the exons ATGCTTG GAattatggaagaaaaaagatccatCGGGAAATATATGATATCTGAACGTGCATTAAAGAAACTTGAAACAATTAAAGATGCGTTGAAAGAAGACATTTGTAATGCTGATAATAGATGGACAGTGATAGGAAATAAG AAAGCAGAAAATGTAGATACAGATACAGACACAGAGGAATCTAATGCAATGGATGTTGAGGAATCAACGGATACTATGAATGCTACACAAATACCCTCaactcaattttattttactcagGCTGggacaaataatattaaagatattgaaGATGGAAAAGATATTGCTTTGCAAATATGCGACATTATTGAGGTTTTGTATGAGGGATTAGAGCGTAATAATGGAAAGCTAGATTTTGTTCATTTAGAAAATCTATCAAATAATGATCTTGTAAAAGTTTTCACAGATTTAGGTGAAAAATTGAGTATTAAAggtatttacaatttatgttTGTCGACTAAAGATATTAATGCAGAAGAAGGAATTAAATATATGGGTCTTGTATGTACTCATGTTCTGTTGCCAAAG atAATTAAACTTGAAGAATCGTCAAGATTAATAACATCTGGAATAGGAGAATGCGTTGAAAAATTTCCAGATgaagtattaaaatttatttttatacctgttctaaatattgatttaaaagaTGCATCAATTATGAATGTTATCGTCAGTACTTTCCAACCTGAAAAAAGATCTGTTCTTATTTC aGAATATGTGGAGAATGCaaaggaattaaaagaatggcatatatctattttagaaattttgttatctgtaaaaatagaatcaagcatatatgataaattaataagattattactGGGAAAAgcagttttcttttctacaaatatcaaatttagCAAATtgcttttgtcttttttaaaaGCAAATCGAATTACATCAGAGGAACAGAAAGATTTACTGCAGGAAATAATCGAAGTCAATGAAACTTTGTTTAAAAGAcctatagaaaatattttgaaaaagatgTAA
- the LOC124950788 gene encoding uncharacterized protein LOC124950788 isoform X4: protein MDVEESTDTMNATQIPSTQFYFTQAGTNNIKDIEDGKDIALQICDIIEVLYEGLERNNGKLDFVHLENLSNNDLVKVFTDLGEKLSIKGIYNLCLSTKDINAEEGIKYMGLVCTHVLLPKIIKLEESSRLITSGIGECVEKFPDEVLKFIFIPVLNIDLKDASIMNVIVSTFQPEKRSVLISEYVENAKELKEWHISILEILLSVKIESSIYDKLIRLLLGKAVFFSTNIKFSKLLLSFLKANRITSEEQKDLLQEIIEVNETLFKRPIENILKKM, encoded by the exons ATGGATGTTGAGGAATCAACGGATACTATGAATGCTACACAAATACCCTCaactcaattttattttactcagGCTGggacaaataatattaaagatattgaaGATGGAAAAGATATTGCTTTGCAAATATGCGACATTATTGAGGTTTTGTATGAGGGATTAGAGCGTAATAATGGAAAGCTAGATTTTGTTCATTTAGAAAATCTATCAAATAATGATCTTGTAAAAGTTTTCACAGATTTAGGTGAAAAATTGAGTATTAAAggtatttacaatttatgttTGTCGACTAAAGATATTAATGCAGAAGAAGGAATTAAATATATGGGTCTTGTATGTACTCATGTTCTGTTGCCAAAG atAATTAAACTTGAAGAATCGTCAAGATTAATAACATCTGGAATAGGAGAATGCGTTGAAAAATTTCCAGATgaagtattaaaatttatttttatacctgttctaaatattgatttaaaagaTGCATCAATTATGAATGTTATCGTCAGTACTTTCCAACCTGAAAAAAGATCTGTTCTTATTTC aGAATATGTGGAGAATGCaaaggaattaaaagaatggcatatatctattttagaaattttgttatctgtaaaaatagaatcaagcatatatgataaattaataagattattactGGGAAAAgcagttttcttttctacaaatatcaaatttagCAAATtgcttttgtcttttttaaaaGCAAATCGAATTACATCAGAGGAACAGAAAGATTTACTGCAGGAAATAATCGAAGTCAATGAAACTTTGTTTAAAAGAcctatagaaaatattttgaaaaagatgTAA
- the LOC124950787 gene encoding protein immune deficiency isoform X1 has protein sequence MLTERLSSFIRISTIRHYSCFYFLFVEIFLKKEIRLIKNDHSTCQLLITDIQGCLVTFVITRIPYRASLRMPILSDLSRRFHLLTTDAKPDPPRIPIEGHTNNLRSSDEENTKRKSFLRQPISKEEHVKGSYPSFQRQKSAPNGGTTPITPTDFPPRGRRSLDNNDNKYNGDGVGVSDDLPSMNGFKEYKKPNVKTKTKSRTAKSSQSANIINYNIVNSNGVKIGARTSYICNINNFSTNKSVPTDANWSKSKSRLMPENVELLTRCYDEITFEDMFLIKTHLGHGWKDVARRLFYSDGQIEQFEENYRDEGIDEVIYQLLLDWKQANAKDAHIGNLIQVLWLSQEYDCAERLANARTK, from the exons ATGTTAACAGAAAGATTATCGTCATTTATTCGAATTTCTACGATCCGGCACTATtcgtgtttttattttttattcgttgagatatttttaaaaaaagaaatacgactTATCAAAAACGATCATTCCACGTGccaattattaataaccgATATTCAAGGTTGTCTTGTAACTTTCGTGATAACAAG GATACCGTACCGTGCTTCTTTGAGAATGCCGATACTATCCGATCTCTCACGacgatttcatttattaacgACTGACGCAAAACCCGATCCACCAAGAATACCAATCGAAGGTCACACGAATAATTTGCGATCAAGTGACGAAGAAAACACAAAGAGGAAATCTTTTTTGAGGCAACCGATATCGAAGGAAGAACATGTGAAAGGAAGTTATCCTTCATTCCAACGACAAAAGTCTGCACCGAACGGTGGTACTACGCCCATTACTCCCACTGATTTTCCTCCTAGAGGACGGAGAAGTCTTGATAACAATGACAACAAATACAATGGCGATGGTGTTGGCGTTAGCGATGATTTACCTTCTATGAATGGCTTcaaggaatataaaaaaccGAACGTCAAGACGAAAACAAAGTCTCGAACGGCAAAGTCTT caCAATCGGCTAACATTATCAATTACAATATCGTTAATTCGAATGGAGTAAAAATTGGAGCAAGGACTAGTTATatctgtaatattaataatttttcgacaAATAAGTCTGTTCCGACGGATGCTAATTGGTCAAAATCCAAATCACGATTAATGCCGGAAAACGTCGAATTGTTGACCAGGTGTTATGATGAAATCACTTTTGAAGATATGTTCCTGATCAAAACTCATCTCGGTCATGGTTGGAAAGATGTCGCCAGAAGACTTTTTTATTCAGACGGTCAGATCGAacaattcgaagaaaattatcgaGATGAAGGTATAGACGAG GTAATATATCAATTACTTCTAGATTGGAAACAGGCTAACGCGAAAGACGCGCACATTGGAAATTTAATACAAGTTTTATGGCTTTCTCAAGAGTATGATTGTGCAGAACGATTAGCCAATGCTCGTACGAAATGA
- the LOC124950787 gene encoding protein immune deficiency isoform X2 has product MPILSDLSRRFHLLTTDAKPDPPRIPIEGHTNNLRSSDEENTKRKSFLRQPISKEEHVKGSYPSFQRQKSAPNGGTTPITPTDFPPRGRRSLDNNDNKYNGDGVGVSDDLPSMNGFKEYKKPNVKTKTKSRTAKSSQSANIINYNIVNSNGVKIGARTSYICNINNFSTNKSVPTDANWSKSKSRLMPENVELLTRCYDEITFEDMFLIKTHLGHGWKDVARRLFYSDGQIEQFEENYRDEGIDEVIYQLLLDWKQANAKDAHIGNLIQVLWLSQEYDCAERLANARTK; this is encoded by the exons ATGCCGATACTATCCGATCTCTCACGacgatttcatttattaacgACTGACGCAAAACCCGATCCACCAAGAATACCAATCGAAGGTCACACGAATAATTTGCGATCAAGTGACGAAGAAAACACAAAGAGGAAATCTTTTTTGAGGCAACCGATATCGAAGGAAGAACATGTGAAAGGAAGTTATCCTTCATTCCAACGACAAAAGTCTGCACCGAACGGTGGTACTACGCCCATTACTCCCACTGATTTTCCTCCTAGAGGACGGAGAAGTCTTGATAACAATGACAACAAATACAATGGCGATGGTGTTGGCGTTAGCGATGATTTACCTTCTATGAATGGCTTcaaggaatataaaaaaccGAACGTCAAGACGAAAACAAAGTCTCGAACGGCAAAGTCTT caCAATCGGCTAACATTATCAATTACAATATCGTTAATTCGAATGGAGTAAAAATTGGAGCAAGGACTAGTTATatctgtaatattaataatttttcgacaAATAAGTCTGTTCCGACGGATGCTAATTGGTCAAAATCCAAATCACGATTAATGCCGGAAAACGTCGAATTGTTGACCAGGTGTTATGATGAAATCACTTTTGAAGATATGTTCCTGATCAAAACTCATCTCGGTCATGGTTGGAAAGATGTCGCCAGAAGACTTTTTTATTCAGACGGTCAGATCGAacaattcgaagaaaattatcgaGATGAAGGTATAGACGAG GTAATATATCAATTACTTCTAGATTGGAAACAGGCTAACGCGAAAGACGCGCACATTGGAAATTTAATACAAGTTTTATGGCTTTCTCAAGAGTATGATTGTGCAGAACGATTAGCCAATGCTCGTACGAAATGA